A single Xylanimonas cellulosilytica DSM 15894 DNA region contains:
- a CDS encoding type IV toxin-antitoxin system AbiEi family antitoxin domain-containing protein, giving the protein MSATPPLLIARENDRSALRSALAAGRVTRVRRGAYREPGTRAEDPVHTHLRAVHAQLLAPHVFSHESAAYLWGLRLWTPPTRAHVYQRSRASGQRSADIARHHGFPRSLVELDGLPTTTRVQTVVDCLMTMRPLEGLVVADSALEAGVRRADLSAYLAGVPARNGHARAGLVVELADGGAQSEWESWLRYVAARAGLPRPTTQYRVETRLGPRDVDVAWPEHGVYLEFDGQVKYRSGDRRVLFEEKRREDAIVEVLGVRPLRVVAADARDVDALVARIVGRFPSALRSAFRPRPQLPRA; this is encoded by the coding sequence ATGTCAGCCACCCCGCCGCTGCTCATCGCCCGTGAGAATGATCGTTCTGCCCTGCGCTCGGCGCTCGCCGCCGGCCGGGTGACGCGCGTCCGCCGCGGCGCCTACCGGGAGCCGGGCACGAGAGCGGAAGACCCGGTACACACGCACCTGCGCGCCGTCCACGCCCAGCTCCTCGCACCGCACGTGTTCAGCCACGAGAGCGCCGCGTACCTGTGGGGACTTCGCCTGTGGACGCCCCCGACCCGCGCCCACGTCTATCAACGCTCGCGCGCGAGCGGGCAGCGCTCGGCGGACATCGCCCGGCACCACGGGTTCCCCCGATCTCTCGTGGAGCTGGATGGGCTGCCCACCACGACGCGCGTCCAGACGGTGGTCGACTGCCTGATGACGATGCGCCCGCTCGAGGGCTTGGTGGTGGCGGACTCGGCGCTCGAGGCAGGTGTCCGTAGGGCCGACCTCAGTGCGTACCTTGCAGGGGTGCCGGCGCGAAATGGCCACGCCCGCGCCGGGCTGGTCGTCGAGCTGGCCGACGGTGGCGCACAGTCCGAGTGGGAGAGCTGGTTGCGGTATGTCGCGGCGCGAGCCGGGCTGCCCCGCCCGACGACGCAGTACCGCGTCGAGACGCGCCTGGGACCGCGCGACGTCGACGTCGCCTGGCCGGAGCACGGTGTGTACCTGGAGTTCGACGGTCAGGTGAAGTACCGCTCAGGGGACCGGCGAGTGCTGTTCGAGGAGAAGCGCCGCGAGGATGCGATCGTCGAGGTGCTGGGCGTGCGCCCGCTGCGGGTCGTGGCCGCGGACGCGCGGGACGTCGACGCGCTGGTCGCGCGCATCGTGGGCCGCTTCCCGTCCGCCCTACGATCCGCCTTCCGGCCGCGGCCCCAGCTCCCGCGCGCGTAA
- the leuC gene encoding 3-isopropylmalate dehydratase large subunit produces MAGTLAEKVWDAHLVRHGANGEPDLLYIDLHLLHEVTSPQAFEGLRLAGRPVRRPDLTIATEDHNTPTLDIDLPIADLTSRTQIDKLRDNAREFGVRIHSLGDSDQGIVHQVGPQLGLTMPGLTVVCGDSHTSTHGAFGALAFGIGTSEVEHVLATQTLPLQPFKTMAITVDGELPPGATSKDIILAIIAKIGTGGGQGYVLEYRGEAIRRLSMEARMTICNMSIEAGARAGMIAPDETTFEYLKGRPHAPEGADWDAAVEYWKTLRSDDDATFDAEVVLEAADLEPFVTWGTNPGQGLPLSANVPVPAEIADANERVAAERALEYMGLEPGVPLRQVKVDTVFIGSCTNGRIEDLRSVAKVLDGRKKAENVRVLVVPASARVRLQAEAEGLDAIFKDFGAEWRNAGCSMCLGMNPDQLAPGERSASTSNRNFEGRQGKGGRTHLVSPLVAAATAIRGTLSSLADLDLPADTDLTAFDGTPLDGVGAAGFDGNAPVVVDLGLPTVGVGAPAVAACQA; encoded by the coding sequence ATGGCCGGCACTCTGGCAGAGAAGGTCTGGGACGCACACCTCGTGCGGCACGGGGCAAACGGCGAGCCTGACCTTCTCTACATCGACCTCCACCTGCTGCACGAGGTCACGAGCCCGCAGGCCTTCGAGGGCCTGCGCCTGGCCGGCCGCCCCGTGCGCCGTCCCGACCTCACGATCGCCACCGAGGACCACAACACCCCGACGCTGGACATCGACCTGCCCATCGCGGACCTCACGTCGCGGACGCAGATCGACAAGCTGCGCGACAACGCGCGGGAGTTCGGCGTCCGCATCCACTCGCTCGGCGACTCGGACCAGGGCATCGTCCACCAGGTGGGCCCGCAGCTCGGTCTGACGATGCCCGGCCTGACAGTCGTCTGTGGCGATTCTCACACCTCGACCCACGGTGCGTTCGGCGCTCTCGCGTTCGGCATCGGCACCTCCGAGGTCGAGCACGTGCTCGCCACGCAGACGCTGCCGCTGCAGCCGTTCAAGACCATGGCCATCACCGTCGACGGCGAGCTGCCCCCGGGTGCGACGTCGAAGGACATCATCCTGGCGATCATCGCCAAGATCGGCACCGGCGGTGGCCAGGGCTACGTGCTCGAGTACCGCGGCGAGGCGATCCGTCGCCTGTCGATGGAAGCCCGCATGACGATCTGCAACATGTCGATCGAGGCTGGCGCCCGCGCCGGCATGATCGCGCCCGACGAGACCACCTTCGAGTACCTCAAGGGCCGCCCGCACGCCCCCGAGGGCGCCGACTGGGACGCCGCCGTCGAGTACTGGAAGACGCTGCGGTCCGACGACGACGCCACCTTCGACGCCGAGGTCGTCCTCGAGGCTGCGGACCTCGAGCCGTTCGTCACCTGGGGCACCAACCCGGGACAGGGCCTGCCCCTGTCGGCCAACGTGCCGGTGCCGGCCGAGATCGCCGACGCCAACGAGCGCGTCGCCGCCGAGCGCGCCCTGGAGTACATGGGCCTGGAGCCGGGTGTCCCGCTGCGCCAGGTCAAGGTCGACACCGTCTTCATCGGCTCCTGCACCAACGGCCGCATCGAGGACCTGCGTTCGGTCGCCAAGGTGCTCGACGGCCGCAAGAAGGCCGAGAACGTGCGCGTCCTGGTGGTCCCGGCATCGGCGCGCGTGCGCCTGCAGGCTGAGGCCGAGGGCCTGGACGCGATCTTCAAGGACTTCGGCGCGGAGTGGCGCAACGCCGGCTGCTCGATGTGCCTGGGCATGAACCCCGACCAGCTCGCCCCGGGGGAGCGTTCGGCCTCGACGTCGAACCGCAACTTCGAGGGCCGCCAGGGCAAGGGCGGCCGCACGCACCTGGTCTCGCCGCTGGTCGCCGCCGCGACGGCGATCCGGGGCACGCTGTCCTCGCTCGCCGACCTCGACCTGCCGGCCGACACCGACCTGACCGCCTTCGACGGCACACCGCTCGACGGCGTGGGCGCCGCCGGCTTCGACGGCAACGCGCCCGTCGTCGTCGACCTGGGCCTGCCGACCGTCGGCGTCGGTGCCCCTGCCGTCGCCGCCTGCCAGGCCTGA
- a CDS encoding HAD family hydrolase, with the protein MVAAPEPGLAAPEPGLAAHVARPAGADGFAGTAVVDGVLFDVDDTVVDTAGAFGVAIAAVRHAFLPHVPVEREPEMLAIWRGDVHGRYRAYTRGELDFDEQRRLRADELHAAFGGPPVDEVLYPRWLEVFWGAFQESWRAFDDVAAVLTTLVASGIRVGAVTNARAELQESKLAAARIEGLPVLVGVDTLGYGKPRPEVFLEGCRRLGTDPARTAYVGDEPDIDARAAADAGLLGVWLERPGSQRSGLHADVGGFVAGPRVHRVGGLADLPGLLGL; encoded by the coding sequence ATGGTCGCGGCGCCCGAGCCGGGCCTCGCCGCGCCCGAGCCGGGCCTCGCGGCGCACGTCGCCCGGCCCGCGGGTGCCGACGGGTTCGCCGGGACGGCTGTCGTCGACGGTGTGCTGTTCGACGTCGATGACACCGTCGTCGACACGGCTGGGGCGTTCGGCGTGGCGATCGCCGCGGTGCGGCACGCCTTCCTGCCGCACGTCCCGGTCGAGCGGGAGCCCGAGATGCTCGCGATCTGGCGGGGCGACGTGCACGGCCGCTACCGCGCCTACACGCGCGGCGAGCTCGACTTCGACGAGCAGCGGCGCCTGCGTGCCGACGAGCTGCACGCGGCGTTCGGCGGTCCGCCCGTCGACGAGGTGCTCTACCCGCGCTGGCTCGAGGTGTTCTGGGGCGCCTTCCAGGAGTCGTGGCGGGCGTTCGACGACGTCGCCGCGGTGCTCACGACGCTGGTCGCGAGCGGGATCCGCGTCGGTGCGGTGACGAACGCGCGCGCCGAGCTCCAGGAGTCGAAGCTGGCCGCGGCCCGGATCGAGGGCCTGCCGGTGCTCGTGGGCGTCGACACGCTGGGCTACGGCAAGCCGCGGCCCGAGGTCTTCCTCGAAGGCTGCCGCCGGCTCGGCACGGACCCGGCCCGGACCGCGTACGTGGGCGACGAGCCCGACATCGACGCCCGTGCCGCCGCCGACGCCGGGCTGCTCGGCGTCTGGCTGGAGCGCCCGGGGTCGCAGCGCAGCGGCCTCCACGCGGACGTCGGCGGGTTCGTGGCAGGCCCGCGGGTGCACCGCGTCGGTGGGCTGGCCGACCTGCCGGGGCTGCTCGGGCTGTGA
- a CDS encoding class I SAM-dependent methyltransferase, with protein sequence MASPDPHDHATRAASFSTGADTYAAVRPSYPDATVDWLLPAGARRVLDLAAGTGKLTASLVARGLDVVAVDPSGPMLSHLEAALPGVETHVATAEAIPLAEGTVDAVVVGQAWHWFDEGSASAETARVLRHGGTLGIVWNDRDTSVDWVARFGEILHRGDRLESVAAHDAPVLGPEYDGVEHTAFRWSDEIETASLRALAASRSYFILLPEAEREALLAAVDELAATHPDLAGRARVTLPYVTHAYRARRRSTTGG encoded by the coding sequence ATGGCCTCTCCGGACCCGCACGACCACGCCACCCGCGCCGCGTCCTTCTCCACCGGCGCCGACACGTACGCCGCCGTCCGCCCCTCGTACCCCGACGCCACCGTGGACTGGCTGCTCCCGGCCGGTGCACGACGGGTCCTCGACCTCGCCGCAGGCACCGGCAAGCTCACCGCGTCCCTGGTCGCGCGCGGGCTCGACGTCGTCGCGGTCGACCCCTCGGGACCGATGCTCTCGCACCTCGAAGCCGCCCTGCCCGGCGTGGAGACCCACGTCGCCACCGCGGAGGCGATCCCGCTCGCCGAGGGGACCGTCGACGCCGTCGTCGTCGGGCAGGCCTGGCACTGGTTCGACGAGGGCTCAGCGTCGGCCGAGACGGCGCGCGTGCTGCGCCACGGCGGCACGCTCGGCATCGTGTGGAACGACCGCGACACCTCGGTCGACTGGGTCGCACGGTTCGGGGAGATCCTCCATCGGGGCGATCGCCTGGAGTCCGTCGCCGCTCACGACGCGCCAGTCCTCGGCCCCGAGTACGACGGCGTCGAGCACACGGCGTTCCGGTGGAGCGACGAGATCGAGACCGCGTCATTACGTGCGCTGGCGGCCTCGCGCAGCTACTTCATCCTCCTGCCCGAGGCGGAGCGCGAAGCTCTGCTCGCGGCCGTGGACGAGCTCGCGGCCACGCACCCGGACCTCGCGGGGCGTGCGCGCGTCACGCTCCCCTACGTCACGCACGCCTACCGGGCACGACGCCGCTCGACCACGGGTGGCTGA
- a CDS encoding PH domain-containing protein → MSLSKNHDLRRYILPTETVVLATRRHWASLLEPIATTTGVFLVVAVIVFVTPPSLQDVVGWLWFGWLFTLGRFGFRWLEWRHEWFVSTDKRLLLLYGLVIHKVAMMPLMKVTDMGYSRTLLGQLLGYGRFVMESAGQDQALRQIDYVPQPDETYRTLCAEIFRPTGGRTASDGGGPSPVPGGATQAPVVVVPGRLGGEEPRPTTQPIAVAGRAASPAAPHTVRPPVIEPPTSIPGLADGAGSSSGAGSSSGAPSFSPDWETPQEWQLPRPYDPDPR, encoded by the coding sequence GTGAGCCTCAGCAAGAACCACGACCTGCGGCGCTACATCCTGCCCACGGAGACGGTGGTGCTCGCCACGCGCCGCCACTGGGCCTCGCTCCTCGAGCCCATCGCGACCACCACCGGCGTGTTCCTGGTCGTCGCCGTCATCGTGTTCGTCACACCGCCCAGCCTGCAGGACGTCGTCGGCTGGCTCTGGTTCGGCTGGCTGTTCACGCTCGGTCGCTTCGGCTTCCGTTGGCTCGAGTGGCGCCACGAGTGGTTCGTCTCCACGGACAAGCGGCTGCTGCTGCTGTACGGGCTCGTGATCCACAAGGTCGCGATGATGCCGCTCATGAAGGTCACCGACATGGGCTACTCCCGCACTCTCCTGGGTCAGCTGCTCGGCTACGGCCGGTTCGTCATGGAGTCCGCCGGCCAGGACCAGGCGCTGCGCCAGATCGACTACGTGCCCCAGCCTGACGAGACCTACCGCACGCTGTGCGCGGAGATCTTCCGGCCCACGGGCGGTCGCACGGCGTCCGACGGCGGTGGCCCGTCACCGGTACCCGGAGGGGCCACGCAGGCCCCGGTGGTGGTCGTCCCCGGCCGGCTCGGCGGCGAGGAACCGCGCCCGACGACGCAGCCGATCGCCGTGGCCGGCCGAGCCGCCTCGCCGGCGGCGCCGCACACCGTCCGGCCGCCCGTCATCGAGCCGCCGACGTCGATCCCCGGGCTGGCCGACGGCGCGGGGTCGTCGTCGGGCGCGGGGTCGTCGTCGGGTGCGCCGTCGTTCTCCCCGGACTGGGAGACGCCGCAGGAGTGGCAGCTGCCGAGGCCGTACGACCCGGACCCGCGCTGA
- the lpdA gene encoding dihydrolipoyl dehydrogenase, whose amino-acid sequence MASHYDVVLLGAGPGGYVAAIRAAQLGKSVAIIEEKYWGGVCLNVGCIPSKALLRNAELAHIFHTQKDFFGMSGEVSFDFGRAWDRSREVADGRTKGVHFLMKKNKITEYQGRGTFVDAKTIEVALTDGGSETVTADNVIIATGSQVRLLPGVELSDNIVTYETQIMTRELPKSIAIVGAGAIGMEFAYVLKNYGVDVTIIEFLDRALPNEDADVSKEIAKQYKKLGVNILTSTAVQTVKDNGSSVTVTFQGVKDGKAGELTVDKVLMAVGFAPNVEGYGLDKTGVALTDRGAIAIDDHMRTNVPGVYAIGDVTAKLMLAHVAEAQGVVAAETIAGAETMTLGDYRMMPRATFCSPQVASFGLTEAQAKDEGYDVKVASFPFMANGKAHGLGDPTGFVKIVADAKYNELLGAHMIGPDVSEMLPELTLAAKWDLTADEVARNVHTHPTLSEAIQEAIHGIAGHMINF is encoded by the coding sequence ATGGCTTCCCACTATGACGTCGTTCTCCTCGGTGCGGGCCCTGGCGGCTACGTCGCCGCCATCCGCGCCGCTCAGCTCGGCAAGTCCGTCGCGATCATCGAGGAGAAGTACTGGGGCGGTGTCTGCCTCAACGTGGGCTGCATCCCCTCCAAGGCGCTCCTGCGCAACGCGGAGCTCGCCCACATCTTCCACACGCAGAAGGACTTCTTCGGCATGTCGGGTGAGGTCAGCTTCGACTTCGGCCGCGCGTGGGACCGCTCGCGCGAGGTCGCGGACGGCCGCACCAAGGGCGTGCACTTCCTGATGAAGAAGAACAAGATCACGGAGTACCAGGGCCGTGGCACGTTCGTGGACGCCAAGACCATCGAGGTCGCGCTGACCGACGGCGGCTCGGAGACGGTGACCGCGGACAACGTCATCATCGCGACGGGCTCGCAGGTGCGCCTGCTCCCCGGCGTCGAGCTGTCCGACAACATCGTGACGTACGAGACCCAGATCATGACCCGCGAGCTGCCGAAGTCGATCGCCATCGTCGGCGCCGGGGCCATCGGCATGGAGTTCGCCTACGTCCTGAAGAACTACGGCGTGGACGTCACGATCATCGAGTTCCTCGACCGTGCGCTGCCGAACGAGGACGCGGACGTCTCCAAGGAGATCGCCAAGCAGTACAAGAAGCTCGGCGTCAACATCCTGACGTCGACGGCGGTGCAGACCGTCAAGGACAACGGCTCCTCGGTGACCGTGACCTTCCAGGGCGTCAAGGACGGCAAGGCCGGCGAGCTCACCGTGGACAAGGTGCTCATGGCCGTCGGCTTCGCGCCGAACGTCGAGGGCTACGGCCTGGACAAGACCGGCGTCGCCCTGACCGACCGTGGCGCCATCGCCATCGACGACCACATGCGCACCAACGTCCCCGGCGTCTACGCCATCGGTGACGTCACCGCCAAGCTCATGCTCGCCCACGTGGCCGAGGCCCAGGGCGTCGTCGCCGCCGAGACCATCGCCGGCGCCGAGACCATGACGCTGGGCGACTACCGCATGATGCCGCGCGCCACGTTCTGCTCCCCGCAGGTCGCGTCCTTCGGCCTCACCGAGGCGCAGGCCAAGGACGAGGGCTACGACGTCAAGGTCGCCTCGTTCCCGTTCATGGCCAACGGCAAGGCCCACGGCCTGGGTGACCCGACCGGCTTCGTCAAGATCGTCGCCGACGCCAAGTACAACGAGCTGCTCGGCGCCCACATGATCGGCCCGGACGTCTCCGAGATGCTGCCCGAGCTCACGCTGGCCGCCAAGTGGGACCTCACGGCCGACGAGGTCGCGCGCAACGTGCACACCCACCCGACGCTGTCGGAGGCCATCCAGGAGGCCATCCACGGCATCGCGGGGCACATGATCAACTTCTGA
- the leuD gene encoding 3-isopropylmalate dehydratase small subunit, protein MEKITVHTGVGVPLRRSNVDTDQIIPAVYLKRITRTGFEDALFAAWRGDPAFVLNQDAYKGGSVLVAGPDFGTGSSREHAVWALKDYGFRVVLASRFADIFRGNSGKQGLVAGVVAQEDIELLWKILETNPGTEVTVDLEHRTVHADDITVPFQIDDYTRWRLMEGLDDIGLTLQKEEAITAFEAEREAWRPKTLPAKHWEKAEIEPARPAQL, encoded by the coding sequence ATGGAGAAGATCACCGTCCACACGGGCGTCGGGGTGCCCCTGCGCCGCAGCAACGTCGACACCGACCAGATCATCCCGGCCGTGTACCTCAAGCGGATCACCCGCACGGGCTTCGAGGACGCGCTGTTCGCCGCCTGGCGCGGTGACCCCGCGTTCGTGCTCAACCAGGACGCCTACAAGGGTGGCTCCGTGCTGGTCGCAGGCCCTGACTTCGGCACCGGCTCCTCGCGCGAGCACGCCGTGTGGGCCCTCAAGGACTACGGGTTCCGCGTGGTGCTCGCCTCCCGGTTCGCGGACATCTTCCGCGGCAACTCGGGCAAGCAGGGCCTGGTCGCGGGCGTCGTCGCGCAGGAGGACATCGAGCTCCTGTGGAAGATCCTCGAGACCAACCCGGGCACCGAGGTGACCGTCGACCTCGAGCACCGCACCGTGCACGCCGACGACATCACGGTGCCGTTCCAGATCGACGACTACACGCGCTGGCGCCTCATGGAGGGCCTGGACGACATCGGCCTGACGCTCCAGAAGGAGGAGGCCATCACGGCCTTCGAGGCGGAGCGTGAGGCGTGGCGCCCGAAGACGCTGCCGGCCAAGCACTGGGAGAAGGCCGAGATCGAGCCGGCCCGCCCGGCGCAGCTCTGA
- a CDS encoding IclR family transcriptional regulator: MDDSSGVGVLDKAASVLGALESGPATLAQLVASTGLARPTAHRLAVALEHHRLVARDMQGRFILGPRLNELATAAGEDRLLAAANPVLIALRDHTGESAQLYRRQGDHRVCVAAAERPVGLRDSIPVGATLTMHAGSAAQILLAWEEPDRLHRGLRDAAFTATILSGVRRRGWAQSVSERELGVASVSAPVRGPSGKVVAAVSVSGPVERLTRQPGRLHSAAVVAAANRLTEVLRRAGE; the protein is encoded by the coding sequence ATGGACGATAGTAGCGGAGTCGGCGTTCTTGACAAGGCCGCGTCCGTGCTCGGCGCTCTGGAGTCGGGTCCGGCCACCTTGGCCCAGCTGGTGGCCTCGACGGGCCTCGCCCGTCCGACCGCCCATCGCCTCGCGGTCGCGCTCGAGCACCATCGGCTCGTGGCACGTGACATGCAGGGCCGCTTCATCCTCGGACCACGGCTCAACGAGCTCGCGACGGCCGCCGGGGAGGACCGCCTCCTGGCCGCCGCCAACCCCGTGCTGATCGCACTGCGCGACCACACCGGCGAGTCCGCGCAGCTCTACCGCCGCCAAGGTGACCACCGCGTCTGCGTCGCGGCCGCCGAGCGCCCGGTCGGCCTGCGCGACTCGATCCCGGTCGGCGCGACGCTCACCATGCATGCCGGGTCGGCCGCCCAGATCCTGCTCGCCTGGGAGGAGCCCGACCGCCTGCACCGCGGTCTGCGTGACGCCGCCTTCACGGCCACGATCCTGTCCGGCGTGCGCCGGCGCGGGTGGGCGCAGTCCGTCTCGGAGCGTGAGCTCGGCGTCGCCAGCGTCTCGGCCCCGGTGCGCGGCCCCTCCGGGAAGGTCGTCGCGGCCGTCTCCGTCTCCGGACCGGTCGAGCGCCTGACCCGCCAGCCCGGCCGGCTGCACTCCGCCGCCGTCGTCGCCGCGGCGAACCGCCTGACGGAAGTTCTGCGGCGCGCCGGGGAATGA
- a CDS encoding LLM class flavin-dependent oxidoreductase, protein MRIGLIGSYGSPAQMVRLAQEAEQHGWDGFFTWDGISLDEPGFDAAPTWDPFGILAAAAVVTERITLGAMVFAPPRHRPWELAQRALTVDHLSGGRLVLPVGVGVPVDRAFTSVHGQPSVLRDRAELLDDVLGWLERSWSGEEFSYEGTHLSTGPFRFPRPPVNGRIPVWPVAVWDSARPPLRSLNRALRWDGIVPQVRGETPDDAEARPEHVAELVTWAASRRDPARGPWEVVIQGRLSPDDGEAREQLAAAADAGATWWVESWWDPETTTAEHLLTLARRRLPRL, encoded by the coding sequence ATGAGGATCGGTCTGATCGGCTCGTACGGCTCCCCCGCGCAGATGGTCCGGCTCGCCCAGGAGGCGGAGCAGCACGGGTGGGACGGCTTCTTCACCTGGGACGGCATCAGTCTCGACGAACCGGGCTTCGACGCGGCGCCGACGTGGGACCCGTTCGGCATCCTGGCTGCGGCCGCCGTCGTGACCGAGCGGATCACGCTCGGCGCGATGGTGTTCGCGCCCCCGCGCCATCGCCCGTGGGAGCTCGCGCAGCGCGCGCTCACCGTCGACCACCTCTCGGGCGGCCGCCTGGTGCTCCCGGTCGGCGTCGGCGTCCCCGTCGACCGTGCGTTCACCTCCGTGCACGGCCAGCCCTCCGTGCTGCGAGACCGCGCAGAGCTGCTCGACGACGTCCTCGGCTGGTTGGAGCGGTCCTGGTCCGGCGAGGAGTTCTCCTATGAGGGCACCCACCTGAGCACGGGCCCGTTCCGCTTCCCGCGGCCGCCGGTGAACGGTCGCATCCCGGTCTGGCCCGTCGCGGTGTGGGACTCGGCCAGGCCGCCGCTGCGGTCGTTGAACCGTGCGCTGCGCTGGGACGGCATCGTCCCGCAGGTCCGCGGCGAGACCCCCGACGACGCCGAGGCCCGTCCGGAGCACGTCGCCGAGCTGGTCACGTGGGCGGCGTCCCGCCGCGACCCCGCCCGCGGCCCGTGGGAGGTCGTCATCCAGGGCCGCCTCTCGCCCGACGACGGCGAGGCGCGCGAACAGCTCGCCGCAGCCGCCGACGCCGGAGCCACCTGGTGGGTCGAGAGCTGGTGGGACCCGGAGACGACGACCGCCGAGCACCTGCTGACGCTCGCCCGGAGGCGGCTGCCCCGGCTGTGA
- a CDS encoding GntR family transcriptional regulator translates to MTDIVVALGSAVPVYEQIRAQVAAAVAVGTLKPGDRLPASRDLARDLGIAVGTVQRAYKELEASGVVESRRRTGTVIAPGAGGVSGSGVAGPPAAVVAQAHALVAVARKARVPDDAVLDLVRGALAAG, encoded by the coding sequence ATGACCGACATCGTCGTCGCGCTGGGCTCCGCCGTGCCCGTCTACGAGCAGATCCGCGCGCAGGTGGCGGCCGCCGTCGCCGTCGGGACGCTGAAGCCGGGCGACCGGCTGCCCGCCTCACGGGACCTGGCCCGCGACCTCGGCATCGCCGTCGGCACCGTGCAGCGCGCGTACAAGGAGCTCGAGGCGAGCGGTGTCGTCGAGTCGCGGCGTCGGACAGGGACGGTCATCGCGCCCGGTGCGGGCGGGGTGTCGGGCAGCGGCGTCGCTGGTCCACCTGCCGCCGTCGTCGCCCAGGCGCACGCTCTCGTCGCGGTGGCGCGCAAGGCGCGAGTGCCGGACGATGCCGTGCTCGACCTCGTGCGCGGGGCGCTGGCCGCTGGCTGA
- the gltX gene encoding glutamate--tRNA ligase has translation MTLPAAGSSSVRVRFAPSPTGMFHVGGARSALFNWAVAKHTGGTFVLRIEDTDAARNKPEWVDGILSAMASLGMHAQDPTFEGPYFQSQNAAQHTEAAATLHAQGRAYYCDCTRDAVAARTGNAQTGYDGFCRERGLTYEPGRALRFRTPDDGETAVVDLIRGNPTFPNAAIEDFVIARGDGSPVFLLANVVDDVDERITHVIRGEEHLPNTPKQQLLWEALGQTAPTWAHLPVIVNEKRQKLSKRRDKVALEDYLADGILPDAMVNYLMLLGWAPGNDEEILPFETLVERFDVADVNSSSAFFDVKKLTSFNGEYIRALPLEEFAAAVDPWLHAPYAPWTPEQFDAAAFDAVAELAQTRIATLAEITKNVDFLFLDVPVEDEQSWNKAMKEPAAALLADVRARFADLEPWEAEPLKETVAAVGEQHGLKLGKAQAPVRVAVTGRTIGLPLFESLQVLGRERTLARVDAAIAKLG, from the coding sequence GTGACTCTTCCTGCTGCTGGTTCGTCGTCCGTCCGCGTTCGCTTCGCACCCTCGCCCACCGGGATGTTCCACGTCGGCGGGGCGCGGTCGGCGCTGTTCAACTGGGCGGTGGCCAAGCACACCGGCGGCACGTTCGTGTTGCGCATCGAGGACACCGACGCCGCGCGCAACAAGCCCGAGTGGGTGGACGGCATTCTGTCCGCGATGGCGTCGCTCGGCATGCACGCGCAGGACCCGACGTTCGAGGGGCCCTACTTCCAGTCCCAGAACGCGGCCCAGCACACCGAGGCCGCCGCGACGCTGCACGCCCAGGGCCGCGCGTACTACTGCGACTGCACCCGCGACGCCGTCGCCGCCCGCACCGGCAACGCGCAGACCGGCTATGACGGCTTCTGCCGCGAGCGCGGCCTCACGTACGAGCCCGGCCGCGCGCTGCGTTTCCGTACGCCCGACGACGGCGAGACGGCCGTGGTGGACCTGATCCGCGGCAACCCGACGTTCCCGAACGCCGCGATCGAGGACTTCGTCATCGCGCGCGGAGACGGCTCGCCCGTGTTCCTGCTCGCCAACGTGGTCGACGACGTCGACGAGCGCATCACGCATGTGATCCGCGGCGAGGAGCACCTGCCCAACACGCCCAAGCAGCAGCTGCTGTGGGAGGCGCTCGGCCAGACGGCGCCCACCTGGGCGCACCTGCCCGTCATCGTCAACGAGAAGCGCCAGAAGCTGTCCAAGCGCCGCGACAAGGTGGCCCTCGAGGACTACCTGGCCGACGGCATCCTGCCGGACGCGATGGTCAACTACCTCATGCTGCTGGGCTGGGCGCCGGGCAACGACGAGGAGATCCTCCCGTTCGAGACCCTCGTCGAGCGCTTCGACGTCGCCGACGTGAACTCCTCGTCCGCGTTCTTTGACGTCAAGAAGCTCACGAGCTTCAACGGCGAGTACATCCGCGCGCTGCCGCTCGAGGAGTTCGCGGCGGCCGTCGACCCGTGGCTGCACGCGCCGTACGCGCCGTGGACGCCCGAGCAGTTCGACGCCGCCGCGTTCGACGCGGTCGCCGAGCTCGCGCAGACCCGCATCGCGACGCTGGCCGAGATCACCAAGAACGTCGACTTCCTGTTCCTGGACGTGCCGGTCGAGGACGAGCAGTCGTGGAACAAGGCGATGAAGGAGCCGGCGGCGGCCCTGCTCGCGGACGTGCGCGCCCGGTTCGCGGACCTGGAGCCGTGGGAGGCCGAGCCGCTCAAGGAGACCGTCGCCGCCGTCGGCGAGCAGCACGGGCTCAAGCTCGGCAAGGCGCAGGCCCCGGTCCGCGTCGCGGTGACCGGCCGCACCATCGGCCTGCCGCTGTTCGAGTCCCTGCAGGTGCTGGGCCGCGAGCGGACGCTGGCGCGCGTCGACGCGGCGATCGCGAAGCTCGGCTGA